The following are encoded in a window of Panicum virgatum strain AP13 chromosome 5N, P.virgatum_v5, whole genome shotgun sequence genomic DNA:
- the LOC120674060 gene encoding cysteine proteinase EP-B 2-like produces the protein MAGLARRLLLVALAAAAAAALCRAMEFDEKDLATDEALWNLYERWQVHHRVHRHHGEKGRRFGTFKENVHFIHAHNKRGDRPYRLRLNHFGDMGREEFRSTFADSRINDLRRARRGAPAVPGFMYEDVDNLPQSVDWRQAGAVTGVKNQGKCGSCWAFSTVVAVEGINAIRTGRLVSLSEQELVDCDTAENGCQGGLMENAFEFIKAHGGITTEATYPYRARNGTCDSYRSRHGQVVVIDGHQMVPAGSEEALAKAVAHQPVSVAIDAGGQAFQFYSEGVFTGECGTDLDHGVAAVGYGVDDDGTPYWVVKNSWGPGWGEGGYIRMERGAGDGGLCGIAMEASFPIKTSPNPSRKPRRALLSRDASSSQ, from the coding sequence ATGGCGGGGCTCGCTAGGCGGCTTCTCCTGgtggccctggcggcggcggcggcggcggcgctgtgccgcgCCATGGAGTTCGACGAGAAGGACCTGGCGACCGACGAGGCGCTGTGGAACCTGTACGAGCGGTGGCAGGTGCACCACCGCGTGCACCGGCACCACGGCGAGAAGGGCCGCCGCTTCGGCACCTTCAAGGAGAACGTGCACTTCATCCACGCGCACAACAAGCGCGGCGACCGCCCCTACCGCCTCCGCCTGAACCACTTCGGCGACATGGGGCGCGAGGAGTTCCGCTCCACGTTCGCCGACTCGCGCATCAACGACCTCcgccgggcgcggcgcggcgcgccggccgtGCCGGGGTTCATGTACGAGGACGTGGACAACCTGCCGCAGTCCGTGGACTGGCGCCAGGCGGGCGCGGTCACCGGCGTGAAGAACCAGGGCAAGTGCGGCAGCTGCTGGGCCTTCTCGACGGTGGTGGCCGTGGAGGGGATCAACGCGATCCGGACGGGGAGGCTGGTCTCCCTGTCGGAGCAGGAGCTGGTGGACTGCGACACGGCGGAGAACGGGTGCCAGGGCGGGCTGATGGAGAACGCCTTCGAGTTCATCAAGGCCCACGGCGGCATCACCACGGAGGCCACCTACCCGTACCGCGCGCGCAATGGCACCTGCGACAGCTACCGGTCGCGGCACGGGCAAGTGGTGGTGATCGACGGGCACCAGATGGTCCCCGCGGGGAGCGAGGAGGCGCTGGCCAAGGCGGTGGCGCACCAGCCGGTGTCCGTGGCCATCGACGCGGGGGGGCAGGCGTTCCAGTTCTACTCGGAGGGCGTGTTCACGGGCGAGTGCGGCACGGACCTGGACCACGGCGTGGCGGCGGTCGGGTACGGCGTGGACGACGACGGCACGCCCTACTGGGTGGTGAAGAACTCGTGGGGCCCCGGGTGGGGCGAGGGCGGGTACATCCGGATggagcgcggcgccggcgacggcggcctctGCGGCATCGCCATGGAGGCCTCCTTCCCCATCAAGACCTCCCCCAACCCGTCGCGCAAGCCCCGGCGCGCGCTCCTCTCCAGGgacgcctcctcctcccagtGA